In Lentibacillus amyloliquefaciens, one DNA window encodes the following:
- a CDS encoding phage holin: MKKVNWKVRLRNKKFWLALIPAVLLVVQIISEWFGYELPADVISQEVAGLVNAVFAVLVILGIVNDPTTENLSDSKQVMSYRKPKREVK, encoded by the coding sequence GTGAAAAAAGTAAATTGGAAAGTACGTTTACGCAATAAAAAATTCTGGTTGGCATTAATCCCGGCTGTATTGTTGGTGGTCCAAATCATTTCTGAATGGTTTGGATATGAACTGCCAGCAGATGTTATCAGTCAGGAAGTAGCGGGGTTAGTTAATGCTGTTTTTGCGGTGTTAGTGATTTTGGGTATTGTTAATGATCCTACTACTGAGAATCTGTCGGACTCTAAGCAGGTTATGAGTTATCGGAAACCT